From Candidatus Dormiibacterota bacterium, a single genomic window includes:
- a CDS encoding zinc-ribbon domain containing protein, giving the protein MEDKILTCKDCGAEFVFSVREQEFFAERGFVNQPVRCRDCRQARRSSGGDATRGSTRPSFEAVCAQCGVNTTVPFRPRGDRPVYCRDCYAARVPAGV; this is encoded by the coding sequence GTGGAAGACAAGATTCTTACCTGTAAAGATTGCGGCGCCGAGTTCGTCTTCAGCGTCCGCGAGCAAGAGTTCTTCGCCGAGCGTGGATTCGTGAATCAGCCCGTGCGCTGCCGCGATTGCCGTCAGGCGCGGCGCTCAAGCGGCGGCGATGCAACGCGCGGCTCGACGCGACCGAGCTTCGAAGCGGTCTGCGCGCAGTGCGGCGTCAACACCACCGTCCCGTTCCGTCCCCGCGGCGATCGACCGGTCTACTGCCGCGACTGCTACGCCGCCCGCGTTCCTGCCGGAGTCTAA
- the ribH gene encoding 6,7-dimethyl-8-ribityllumazine synthase, whose product MKRDRGAAALPDCGGKRFALVVARFYPQIADRLVEGARRALRDCAVRDEDVALYEAPGCFEIPLLCRNLVAAEHFDALVALGAVIQGATPHFTFVAAECARGIMQVQLSTGVPIGFGVLTTTTQQQAEERADPGRGDKGYDAALAAALLTVTPSDLPRAGFRA is encoded by the coding sequence GTGAAACGCGACCGCGGAGCAGCTGCGCTCCCGGATTGCGGCGGAAAGCGCTTCGCACTCGTCGTGGCGCGCTTCTATCCGCAGATTGCCGATCGGCTGGTCGAGGGGGCGCGGCGCGCGCTGCGCGATTGCGCCGTGCGCGACGAAGACGTCGCACTGTACGAAGCTCCCGGCTGCTTCGAGATTCCGCTGCTCTGCCGGAACCTCGTTGCGGCGGAGCACTTCGACGCGCTCGTCGCACTCGGGGCGGTGATCCAAGGCGCAACGCCGCACTTCACGTTCGTCGCCGCAGAGTGCGCGCGCGGCATCATGCAGGTGCAGCTTTCGACGGGCGTCCCGATCGGCTTCGGCGTTCTGACGACGACGACGCAGCAGCAAGCGGAGGAGCGCGCGGATCCCGGGCGCGGCGACAAAGGGTACGACGCCGCGCTGGCCGCCGCGCTCCTGACGGTCACGCCCTCGGACCTTCCCCGCGCCGGCTTCCGAGCGTAG